The proteins below are encoded in one region of Thermococcus sp. 21S7:
- a CDS encoding ATP-binding protein, whose translation MPVDLSGPLMSAFRKAKREFEDAVKKGDKETAKKKALECSRILKQLAKYDEFNRESYLQKAKKWETIARDVEAGRYGTKRKHRPMKEGGKRTNDEGSDEENDQFKRYVENLITKSKVKWKDIGGLDEVKMLMMETVVISALQRPESIQPWKGILLFGPPGTGKTLLASAAAGSLNATFFSVKASNVLSKYFGESTKIISALYEVARERAPSIVFMDEIDALTTKRSGDQSEASRRMLATLLTELDGFQDKGSDVLVLTLAATNTPWDLDEAVLSRFPRRIYVPLPDEKATKEIIRINTRGLDISKLDLDAIAEESVRRLYSGRDLKNLCQEAIWHMIREENRNLHKLAELPFEELRKRSLRTRPLEMRDFEEAFKRIKSPLTRRDIERYEKWAEEFGG comes from the coding sequence ATGCCCGTCGATCTGTCCGGCCCTCTGATGTCCGCCTTCAGGAAGGCCAAAAGAGAGTTTGAGGATGCCGTGAAGAAAGGAGATAAGGAGACCGCCAAAAAGAAGGCCCTAGAATGCTCAAGAATACTCAAACAGCTGGCCAAGTACGACGAATTTAACCGAGAAAGCTATCTCCAGAAGGCCAAGAAGTGGGAAACAATAGCCAGGGACGTGGAGGCCGGCCGTTACGGGACAAAACGAAAGCACAGACCGATGAAGGAAGGGGGCAAAAGAACAAACGACGAAGGGAGCGATGAGGAAAACGACCAGTTCAAACGCTACGTTGAGAACCTGATAACGAAGTCAAAGGTCAAGTGGAAAGACATCGGCGGTCTCGATGAGGTCAAAATGCTCATGATGGAAACGGTCGTCATCTCCGCCCTGCAGAGACCCGAATCGATCCAGCCCTGGAAGGGAATCCTCCTCTTCGGCCCTCCGGGAACCGGCAAGACACTGCTCGCGAGCGCCGCGGCCGGAAGCCTGAACGCGACCTTCTTCTCGGTCAAGGCCAGCAACGTTCTCAGCAAGTACTTCGGGGAGTCCACGAAGATAATCTCGGCCCTCTACGAGGTGGCCCGGGAGAGGGCGCCGAGTATAGTGTTCATGGACGAGATAGACGCCCTGACCACCAAGCGCTCCGGCGACCAGAGCGAGGCATCGAGGCGGATGCTTGCGACCCTGCTGACGGAGCTGGACGGATTCCAAGACAAGGGGAGCGACGTTCTGGTTCTAACACTGGCGGCGACCAACACGCCCTGGGACCTGGACGAGGCCGTTCTCTCGCGCTTCCCGCGCAGGATTTACGTTCCCCTGCCGGATGAAAAGGCCACGAAGGAGATAATCAGAATCAACACCCGCGGGCTGGACATAAGCAAACTCGACCTCGACGCGATAGCGGAGGAGAGCGTTAGAAGACTTTACTCCGGAAGGGACCTTAAGAACCTCTGTCAGGAGGCTATATGGCACATGATACGCGAGGAGAACAGAAACCTCCACAAACTCGCCGAACTCCCCTTCGAGGAGCTGAGGAAGCGCTCCCTGCGGACGAGACCGCTTGAGATGAGGGACTTTGAGGAGGCGTTTAAGAGGATTAAGTCTCCGCTGACGAGGAGGGATATCGAGCGGTACGAGAAGTGGGCGGAGGAGTTTGGGGGATGA
- a CDS encoding protein kinase, protein MRMTRKSSILLVYLLLVMLFASPSSARRVYTDTLPKDGYADTIEVHGVLNPESAILQIAKGEYDLGMFAFNANKYLGLGNDVLAKLNLYKRASSSVELSINPYKDPNKDAPIVTAGDKVYFNPFAIKQVRFALNYLINREYIVQNIYQGSGAAALSGITPSDPAAKYFTPVYDALHLTGSGNEELALKLIANAMDEAAKQVAKYGHTLEKKGGTWYFDGQPVTIKFIIRIEDERKDIGLYISDLLEKKVGFKVDRMLLDRRKASEIVFGKPISTYEWNLYTGGWITGSIKSKYLDWQIYYWYSPLGYYPNFNDPRHQPDVTVEDALRYIGEGSVTAGLQKLETKYYTSEESLGPILKWTTKEIGYIILNGQYTDSTTGSTIVLSNADQYWDLQKVGILVGIMDSVRIFLVETWEFYPGNKARVSKILSDDSIGIASRWSIMTAETPDKHLKIVQNTPTGAMFMSAFNPISGITDINSALIWDLIHDPGGTTSFDGVYVPYRCKWELERGHFTVPDDAVIYNQTQGWIAENAGKDAAVKVKVTCDFGQWHNGVKGNIDDLKYYIAFLYTWAYKDTPNDQYYDASLSNFATTYKTYLGFQFTDNGYVVYGTYVPSFADDLTASNYILYPQLPWELYWAMGELVANAKQYGIDKTYSFSSGSENDYWLDLLNKQHVGDLSKVLDYAATYGRFKTSFPGLPLNSLKNRAEADLSFMDTYGHLAISNGPYRLVEYSPENRYLKLVKVTKEEEADGATSGAVTTTTTSPHTSTETKATTTSPSPSTTSPSPTLSNSETSSSETTKLLQGESLPASTGQTGWANPTYLIAALVGLIAVGGVAAKARGGKSKPSSSMEAAAKPAPTPARKPESKQYAPPKNVPYFPPELLDKYEPLEFLGEGGFAKVFKVRRKSDGKIIALKVSRLDEKAKRFFLKEVKAWRLLDHPNIVKLYNAFDEPLPHLEIEFVDGIQLDGEVIRDLGKYPKPTGEETALALVRGIAEGLKHAHSKQVYHRDLKPQNVLITGDLTPKITDWGLAKVGAVSTTATTTKGLTLLYAAPEQLDDETYGHTDQRTDIYQLGLIFYELLTGRLPYQGTSPAVVMAKVINPAVKPKPPSHFNKALAKYDGIFEKLLAKEKEQRYPSVEEFLRDLELMKKLDEERKTLEEEIEKTKTTMSLTTDSRELKKLMRQLVKQLSRNALLHAQLNDKAGLINALEDIKAFSREHRNELENAISQFEVMMRESVPISKATLDELRVLLHKVQREVEER, encoded by the coding sequence ATGAGAATGACGAGAAAGAGTTCAATCCTACTGGTCTATCTCCTTCTCGTGATGCTCTTTGCGAGTCCCTCCTCAGCCAGGAGGGTTTATACAGATACACTTCCAAAAGACGGCTACGCAGACACCATAGAGGTACACGGTGTCCTGAACCCCGAGAGCGCTATCCTCCAGATCGCCAAGGGCGAGTACGACCTGGGAATGTTCGCTTTCAATGCCAACAAATATCTGGGCTTGGGCAATGATGTTCTGGCCAAGCTTAACCTGTACAAGAGGGCCAGCTCGTCCGTCGAGCTGAGCATCAACCCATACAAAGATCCGAATAAGGATGCTCCGATTGTTACCGCCGGTGACAAGGTTTATTTCAACCCGTTCGCCATCAAACAAGTCAGATTCGCACTAAATTATCTCATTAACCGGGAGTACATCGTCCAGAACATCTACCAAGGAAGCGGTGCCGCCGCCCTCAGTGGCATCACTCCGAGCGACCCGGCTGCCAAGTACTTCACTCCGGTTTACGATGCTCTCCACCTTACAGGCTCGGGTAATGAAGAGCTTGCCCTTAAGCTGATAGCTAACGCTATGGATGAGGCCGCCAAGCAGGTTGCCAAGTACGGCCACACTCTGGAAAAAAAGGGTGGAACCTGGTACTTTGACGGTCAGCCGGTTACCATCAAGTTCATCATTCGTATCGAAGACGAGAGGAAGGACATAGGCCTTTACATCTCTGACCTCCTTGAGAAGAAGGTTGGATTCAAGGTTGACAGGATGCTCCTCGATAGGCGGAAGGCGAGCGAGATTGTTTTCGGGAAGCCGATCAGCACCTACGAGTGGAACCTCTACACCGGAGGTTGGATTACCGGAAGCATTAAAAGCAAATATCTGGACTGGCAGATCTACTACTGGTACTCACCGCTTGGCTACTACCCGAACTTCAACGACCCGAGGCACCAGCCCGACGTCACCGTTGAGGACGCCCTCAGATACATTGGGGAGGGAAGTGTTACCGCTGGTCTGCAGAAGCTTGAGACCAAGTACTACACCAGCGAGGAGAGCCTTGGCCCAATACTCAAGTGGACCACCAAGGAGATTGGTTACATCATCCTTAACGGCCAGTACACGGATTCCACGACCGGCAGTACCATAGTTCTCAGCAATGCCGACCAATACTGGGATCTCCAGAAGGTAGGCATCCTTGTTGGAATTATGGATAGTGTTAGGATTTTCCTCGTTGAAACTTGGGAGTTTTATCCGGGTAACAAGGCCAGGGTCAGCAAGATCCTCAGCGACGACAGCATTGGCATCGCCAGCCGGTGGAGCATCATGACCGCCGAGACTCCGGACAAGCACCTTAAAATCGTCCAGAACACACCCACCGGCGCCATGTTTATGAGCGCCTTTAACCCGATTAGCGGCATCACGGATATTAACAGCGCCCTTATCTGGGATCTGATTCATGACCCCGGTGGAACCACCAGTTTCGATGGTGTCTACGTTCCGTACAGGTGCAAGTGGGAGCTTGAGCGCGGTCACTTCACTGTCCCGGACGATGCGGTCATCTACAACCAGACCCAAGGCTGGATTGCTGAGAACGCTGGCAAGGATGCCGCCGTCAAGGTCAAGGTCACCTGTGACTTTGGCCAGTGGCACAACGGCGTTAAAGGCAACATTGACGACCTCAAGTACTACATTGCATTCCTCTACACCTGGGCCTACAAAGACACTCCAAACGATCAGTACTACGATGCCTCCTTAAGTAACTTTGCTACCACTTACAAGACATACTTAGGTTTTCAGTTTACTGACAACGGTTACGTAGTTTACGGCACCTACGTCCCATCTTTTGCCGATGATCTCACCGCCAGCAACTACATCCTCTATCCGCAGCTTCCGTGGGAGCTTTACTGGGCTATGGGTGAGCTCGTGGCCAACGCGAAGCAGTACGGCATCGACAAGACCTACTCCTTCAGCAGCGGCTCCGAAAACGACTACTGGCTAGATCTTCTGAATAAACAGCACGTTGGCGATCTGTCTAAGGTTCTCGACTATGCGGCCACGTATGGAAGGTTCAAAACGAGCTTTCCCGGGCTGCCGCTCAATAGCCTAAAGAACAGAGCCGAGGCAGACCTGTCGTTTATGGATACATACGGGCATCTTGCAATAAGCAACGGGCCATATAGACTAGTCGAGTATTCTCCCGAAAATAGATATCTAAAGCTGGTAAAAGTTACAAAGGAAGAGGAAGCGGATGGTGCAACTTCGGGTGCCGTTACCACGACTACCACAAGCCCACACACCTCCACCGAAACCAAGGCCACCACTACGTCCCCATCTCCATCCACGACCTCTCCCTCCCCCACTCTATCAAACAGCGAGACATCATCTTCCGAAACGACAAAACTCCTGCAGGGGGAATCCCTCCCAGCATCCACGGGACAAACCGGATGGGCAAACCCAACCTATCTGATCGCCGCCCTCGTTGGCCTGATAGCAGTCGGCGGCGTCGCCGCCAAAGCCCGGGGAGGAAAATCCAAACCCTCATCTTCCATGGAAGCAGCCGCAAAGCCAGCGCCGACCCCGGCGAGGAAACCCGAATCCAAACAGTACGCCCCGCCAAAAAACGTCCCCTACTTCCCGCCGGAGCTCCTCGACAAATATGAGCCCCTCGAATTTCTCGGCGAGGGCGGCTTCGCCAAGGTCTTCAAAGTAAGGAGGAAATCCGACGGAAAAATCATAGCCCTCAAAGTCTCCCGCCTCGACGAGAAGGCCAAGAGGTTCTTCCTCAAGGAGGTCAAGGCCTGGCGCCTCCTCGATCATCCGAACATCGTGAAGCTCTACAACGCCTTCGACGAGCCTCTACCTCACCTTGAGATAGAGTTCGTGGACGGAATTCAACTCGACGGAGAGGTAATCAGGGATCTCGGGAAGTATCCGAAACCAACCGGCGAAGAAACCGCATTGGCGCTCGTCAGAGGCATCGCCGAGGGTCTAAAGCACGCCCACTCAAAGCAGGTCTACCACCGCGACCTTAAGCCCCAGAACGTCCTCATAACGGGTGATTTAACGCCCAAGATAACCGACTGGGGGCTGGCCAAGGTCGGCGCGGTTTCCACAACGGCAACGACCACCAAGGGACTAACCCTCCTCTACGCGGCCCCGGAGCAGCTCGACGACGAGACCTACGGCCACACTGACCAGCGGACTGACATCTACCAGCTCGGTCTTATATTCTACGAACTCCTAACGGGCAGGCTTCCCTATCAGGGAACCTCCCCCGCCGTCGTAATGGCCAAGGTCATCAACCCGGCAGTGAAGCCCAAACCGCCGAGCCACTTCAACAAGGCCTTGGCAAAATACGACGGCATCTTTGAGAAGCTTCTCGCTAAGGAGAAAGAGCAGCGCTACCCGAGCGTGGAAGAGTTCCTTAGGGATTTGGAGCTGATGAAGAAGCTCGACGAGGAAAGGAAGACCTTGGAAGAGGAAATCGAGAAGACAAAAACGACTATGAGCCTTACAACGGACAGCAGAGAGCTCAAGAAGCTCATGCGCCAGCTCGTGAAGCAGCTGAGCAGGAACGCCCTCCTTCACGCCCAGTTGAACGACAAAGCTGGCCTGATCAACGCGCTCGAAGACATCAAAGCCTTCTCCAGAGAGCACAGGAATGAGCTTGAGAACGCCATAAGCCAGTTCGAGGTGATGATGCGCGAAAGCGTCCCTATAAGCAAGGCCACCCTGGACGAGCTTAGGGTTCTGCTCCATAAAGTGCAGAGGGAGGTTGAGGAAAGATGA
- a CDS encoding serine/threonine-protein kinase translates to MPKRKRSLEEDFIRRLFVSFFLIYILKDLGVVLAIFIFLPVIIGWVKRLEAQAASRPTAQPRPSVRDALRRGLLVEIPPELHPNTESRIRVGFRNVSGRTMRVEIGLENLARYGEVSPSRIRFTVRNGDIEYESIRFIPRKSGRIRTDVKVKSGIFLVRVPIELNVREPPGDGIEVAVSDEPKDERRKEYSIPNVKALFSRYRDVEPVGEGGFARVYRARRMDGKVVALKVPYHLTEQAGRAFLREVTVWSGLRHRNIVELYDANIVPVPYIEMEYCEGSLAKLDKPLHWGRVAELAFEICEGLKYAHSRGIIHRDLKPSNILLKAGIPKISDWGLSKVVTESRSTTTSFTPLYAAPEQISRSRFGPTDERTDVWQLGVLMYELVTGKVPFDGEDFVEIAGKITMEDPDPPSRLNPDAKPLDPIITKCLAKRKEERYWSVKELQKDLGELLGGKYRRELRKSVDLSRSTYYAGQLLLLHMKLGNTGEALKYALDLKRYASGEAGKGLEKLIEELEIRLNEGLPIPGELVERAEILVHEIALGPGKT, encoded by the coding sequence ATGCCAAAGAGAAAACGCAGTCTGGAGGAGGATTTCATCCGCCGCCTTTTCGTTTCCTTTTTCCTGATATACATACTGAAGGATTTGGGCGTTGTCCTTGCCATTTTCATATTCCTGCCTGTGATCATCGGGTGGGTAAAGCGTCTTGAGGCGCAGGCGGCGTCGAGACCGACCGCTCAACCCAGGCCCAGCGTACGGGATGCGCTCAGAAGGGGCCTACTCGTTGAAATTCCCCCGGAACTCCACCCCAACACTGAGAGCAGGATTAGGGTCGGCTTCAGGAACGTCTCCGGGAGGACAATGAGGGTTGAAATAGGTCTTGAGAACCTCGCCAGATACGGCGAAGTATCTCCCTCCAGGATAAGGTTCACCGTTCGGAACGGGGACATTGAGTACGAATCCATCCGCTTCATTCCCAGGAAAAGCGGGAGGATACGAACCGATGTGAAGGTCAAATCGGGGATATTCCTGGTAAGGGTCCCCATTGAGCTCAACGTTAGAGAGCCCCCCGGGGATGGGATTGAGGTTGCGGTCTCAGATGAACCAAAAGACGAAAGGAGGAAGGAGTACTCCATCCCCAATGTTAAGGCCCTCTTTTCCCGCTACAGGGACGTGGAGCCGGTGGGGGAGGGAGGCTTTGCCCGGGTTTACAGGGCACGGAGAATGGACGGAAAAGTCGTTGCCCTCAAAGTGCCGTACCACCTAACCGAACAGGCCGGCAGGGCATTCCTGCGTGAGGTAACAGTGTGGAGCGGGCTGAGGCACAGGAACATCGTTGAACTCTACGACGCCAACATAGTCCCCGTCCCCTACATAGAAATGGAGTACTGTGAGGGCTCGCTGGCAAAGCTGGATAAACCTCTCCACTGGGGAAGGGTGGCTGAGCTCGCCTTTGAAATCTGCGAGGGCCTGAAGTACGCCCATTCCAGGGGGATAATTCACCGCGACTTGAAGCCGAGCAACATCCTTCTGAAGGCGGGGATTCCAAAGATAAGCGACTGGGGATTAAGCAAGGTTGTAACCGAAAGCCGTTCAACTACAACAAGTTTCACACCCCTCTATGCCGCGCCGGAACAGATAAGCCGCTCTAGGTTTGGCCCCACCGATGAAAGAACCGATGTGTGGCAGCTCGGTGTTCTGATGTACGAACTCGTTACGGGGAAGGTTCCCTTCGATGGAGAGGACTTCGTCGAGATTGCGGGGAAAATCACGATGGAAGACCCAGACCCGCCGAGCAGGCTCAATCCCGATGCCAAACCGTTAGACCCAATAATCACCAAATGTCTCGCCAAGAGAAAGGAAGAGCGCTACTGGAGTGTTAAGGAGCTCCAGAAAGACCTAGGAGAACTCCTCGGTGGGAAGTACAGGAGGGAACTCAGAAAAAGCGTTGATCTCTCCCGCTCGACCTACTACGCGGGTCAGCTGCTCCTTCTCCACATGAAGCTCGGTAATACCGGAGAGGCCCTAAAGTACGCCCTCGATCTGAAGAGGTACGCGAGCGGGGAGGCGGGGAAAGGGCTTGAGAAGCTCATCGAGGAGCTTGAGATTAGGTTAAACGAGGGACTGCCCATACCGGGTGAACTCGTGGAAAGGGCCGAGATACTGGTCCACGAGATCGCTCTCGGCCCTGGAAAGACGTAG
- a CDS encoding nucleotidyltransferase domain-containing protein, translated as MLNVNEVKEKLKRALEKHPEVVFAYLHGSVLETEHPRDVDVALYVVGVEDPLKYELSIAVELERCLGKETDVRILNDAPPSFRYRVVSKGEVILSRDEEKRLSFVERTVEEYLDFEPLERTARRELLAM; from the coding sequence ATGTTGAACGTCAACGAAGTCAAAGAGAAACTTAAGAGGGCACTTGAAAAGCACCCGGAGGTAGTCTTTGCCTACCTCCACGGCAGTGTCCTTGAAACAGAGCATCCGAGGGATGTTGATGTCGCTCTTTACGTGGTGGGGGTTGAGGATCCACTCAAATACGAGCTTTCAATAGCGGTCGAGCTCGAAAGATGTCTTGGAAAAGAAACCGACGTCAGAATCCTGAACGATGCTCCCCCTTCATTCAGATATAGAGTAGTCAGCAAGGGAGAGGTAATCCTGAGCAGAGATGAAGAGAAGAGGCTAAGCTTCGTGGAGAGGACCGTCGAGGAATACCTCGACTTTGAACCTCTGGAAAGAACCGCAAGGAGGGAGCTCCTTGCGATGTGA
- a CDS encoding protein phosphatase 2C domain-containing protein, which produces MNTDGEMTSLFLPFVSGISHVGGRFNNEDSFLILRLPDACILAVADGLGGHSAGEVASKIAVDALKETFSGEYEAGIPVYLVRILLKKAYELAHSRILEDAVGEKEGMGTTLVTAFIRGRETVIANTGDSRAYLIRNGSIAARTKDNSLVQELVDKGEITPEEARRHPMRNIVTRALGIKFGVDFYGWELKPGDVLLLSSDGLHDYVDEERIVEIASSGRTPEEIAKKLIEVALPITRDNVTVVVLKG; this is translated from the coding sequence ATGAACACGGATGGAGAGATGACCAGCCTTTTTCTTCCATTTGTATCCGGTATAAGCCACGTCGGGGGAAGGTTCAACAACGAGGACAGCTTTTTAATTCTGAGGCTGCCTGACGCGTGCATCTTGGCGGTAGCGGATGGACTGGGCGGGCACAGCGCCGGAGAGGTGGCCTCAAAAATCGCGGTGGATGCCCTGAAGGAAACGTTCTCGGGAGAATACGAGGCAGGAATTCCAGTGTATCTCGTCAGAATACTCCTCAAAAAAGCCTACGAACTTGCCCACTCCAGGATACTGGAAGACGCCGTCGGCGAGAAAGAGGGGATGGGAACCACCCTGGTTACGGCGTTCATTCGGGGAAGAGAAACCGTAATAGCCAATACCGGAGACAGCCGAGCTTACCTGATACGGAACGGCTCGATAGCGGCCAGGACAAAGGACAATTCCCTCGTCCAGGAGCTCGTTGATAAAGGTGAGATAACCCCGGAGGAAGCGAGGAGGCACCCCATGCGGAACATCGTGACGAGGGCCCTCGGGATAAAGTTCGGGGTTGACTTCTACGGGTGGGAGCTTAAGCCGGGGGACGTTCTTCTGCTCAGCAGCGATGGATTACACGACTACGTTGACGAGGAGAGAATAGTCGAGATTGCTTCCTCCGGAAGAACACCTGAGGAAATTGCCAAAAAACTAATCGAGGTGGCCCTGCCCATCACAAGGGATAACGTGACGGTGGTGGTGTTGAAGGGCTAA
- a CDS encoding DUF86 domain-containing protein, protein MEIDEELIERRITEIKSSLLELAQIIKTGKEEFLSNSLLRNAAKYLLITAIEGAFSVCNHISVRKGRVPKSYVDCFLTLAELGVVEKELAERLAKMAKFRNILVHRYWRIDDELVFEIMREDAKDLEEFVRAVREYVERQRSQRET, encoded by the coding sequence GTGGAAATTGATGAGGAACTAATCGAGAGAAGAATCACAGAGATAAAGAGCTCGCTACTGGAGCTCGCTCAGATAATTAAAACGGGGAAAGAAGAGTTCCTATCCAACAGCCTGCTGAGAAATGCTGCTAAATACCTGCTGATAACTGCCATAGAGGGGGCCTTTTCGGTGTGCAACCACATATCGGTCAGAAAGGGCAGGGTGCCAAAGAGCTACGTGGATTGCTTTCTGACACTTGCCGAGCTTGGAGTCGTGGAGAAAGAACTCGCCGAAAGGCTCGCCAAGATGGCCAAGTTCAGAAATATACTCGTCCATCGTTACTGGAGGATAGATGATGAGTTAGTCTTTGAGATAATGAGGGAAGACGCGAAAGATCTTGAGGAGTTCGTAAGAGCGGTGAGGGAATATGTTGAACGTCAACGAAGTCAAAGAGAAACTTAA
- a CDS encoding chromosome assembly protein — protein MGIRDMFGRKNTIEKLSLRELQGEEIRLKNRLERLKRDLNRIEKKKKQLFQEGIGADKLKKKMLAQEIKSLDMEQKLKLKDFTTAQRQYTLVKNLIIVKKYEKELRKVGLWQKLSNVEPEQLEQALIKINLDGKEFDEMVEGLNRVFEMEIAEFEESEDETERELMKAWSQVEAGEADVEEVAERVVSLDKELEEEEP, from the coding sequence ATGGGAATTAGGGATATGTTTGGAAGGAAGAACACGATTGAAAAGCTCTCGCTCAGAGAGCTCCAGGGGGAGGAGATAAGGCTGAAGAACAGGCTTGAGCGCCTTAAAAGGGACCTAAACAGGATTGAAAAGAAGAAAAAACAGCTCTTCCAGGAGGGAATCGGGGCTGACAAACTCAAGAAGAAGATGCTCGCCCAGGAGATTAAGAGCCTCGACATGGAGCAGAAGCTCAAGCTCAAGGACTTCACAACCGCCCAGCGGCAGTACACCCTCGTCAAGAACCTCATCATCGTCAAGAAGTATGAGAAGGAGCTTAGGAAGGTCGGTCTCTGGCAGAAGCTCAGCAACGTCGAACCGGAGCAGCTTGAGCAGGCGCTCATAAAGATAAACCTCGACGGCAAGGAGTTCGACGAGATGGTGGAGGGACTCAACAGGGTGTTCGAGATGGAGATAGCGGAGTTCGAGGAGAGCGAGGACGAGACCGAGAGGGAACTCATGAAGGCCTGGAGTCAGGTCGAGGCAGGAGAAGCCGACGTCGAGGAGGTGGCCGAGAGGGTCGTCTCGCTCGACAAGGAGCTTGAGGAGGAGGAGCCATGA